The Ziziphus jujuba cultivar Dongzao chromosome 5, ASM3175591v1 genome segment CAAATCGTAAGAAATATGCAAGTGTATGCAAGTCATAACATGTATATAAGAAGGTGATCAGTTTCTCACCTTAGACAAGGCAAGGACAGGCAGAAAAAGGAGTAATATTTGAGGTAGCTAATAGAGTGGTGATTGAGAGAGGTTATAGAAAATCTTTGGGAAGGAAAATGGAAGACCCAAAAAGTCCATGTGACAAGTTGATTCAGGGAATGAACAAAATGAAACCTTACTTGGCTATGGTCTCCCTGCAATTTGGATATGCTGGGATGTATGTCATCAGCTTAGTCTCCTTGAATCATGGCATGAATCACTATGTACTCTCTGTGTACCGCCATATCATTGCGGTTCTCGTCATCGCTCCCTTTGCCTTCGTTCTAGAAAGGTTGCTACATTTACATATCCATTTCCATTTCTCTCTCTGTATTCTTTTATGTATCATTATCCCTTTTACTTTGCCTACTATCATTATCCCTTTTACGTCGCCTACTAATTAATCATACTCTACTGTCTGCTTTTCCTACTCTTTTTGCAGGAAAATAAGGCCAAAGATGACTCTACCAATCTTCCTGAGAATAATGCTGCTTGGTTTTCTAGAGTAATGCTCTAAACTAAGCGTGCATATGCATGCATTTATATCATGTATaagtgtatgtatgtatgtatgtatgtatgtatgtatgtatgtatgtatgtatgtatgtatgtacatgTGCTTTTGTATGTATTAGCGTGcacgtatatatttatatcagaTACATCCATATAACAAGTACTCGTTGTGAGCACTACTCTTATGCATGCATGGGGTTATGTTATTCGATAATATATGATGAATTAATTAGTTGAAGATGGCATGCATGCATGACCATGAGTAGGCCCATCCTTTGATTGAAACAAATAGCACATAAATTATCATAATTCAgttctcttctttcttctacGCAGGCATGCTACTCAAAATATAAACCAATTTAATAACCACTTGCCTCTGCTGATAATTACATTgggatatattttaattaagttcatGGGAAATTAGATATTTAACAAGTTAATTATTAATTCCTACACCTTAATTTCTCTATCCCATTGCTAGCTCCTCTCTAATCCATACTTTCAGTTTCTTTCTTCTGATCCCTTCTCACTCTCCtttataattgtattttctTACATCATTAATTTTCCTAAATTTCATAATACAGAAAGCTATTTCTGTATATAGAAAAGAAGGTGCAATTTAGGGTTTAATCTTACCCTCTAATATTTTAAGGATATTAAACAAACCCAATTCACATGacgtatataaaaaattaatgtcacttattatatattacatatgtATTAGCTAGCCAtgattatcaaatatttaatggtACTTCATGGTTACCGgttttatacatacatacatatacatatatgatcaCTATCATATATAGTATTGATTCCGTACTCAATCCACAAAAAATAATTCTGTACTAAGGACAAATTGAgtgttttttaccttttttttttttttatcaataaggGCAAATTAAGTTGGTTAcgggccccaaaaaaaaaaaaaaggacaaattgAGAGGCCCACTCCTAGTCCCATGATATTAATGTATgtggttttatatttttgggtaaatatattattttaaatgtattaatagtatattctaatatttgttttatcagGCCAGTGTTTGCTCAGAATTTATACAATGTGGGAATGAAGTACACCTCAGCAACATTTGCGTCAGCCACTGTTAATATCCTTCCTGCCATTACCTTCATATTGGCTCTTATTTTCaggtatttaattgattaaatgtTTGATTAATCATTTTATAATTACCAATTATAATTGAtctatacattttaattttttaaataaaataaataaataaatagtgttAAATTGTTGTAAGTTGTTATCCAATTGAAGGGTACTTAATTTATCAGTTCCACTAATCCAGAGATTAATTATGTGCCATGTCACGTCATGCTCAGAGACGAGCTCATTTCCACaatcattttacaaatatatatatatatatatatatacatctatagaGTGCGTTTTCGAGTATACATGTTTTTCACTTTTCGTATAATAATAACGGCATACACTTTTTTAAGTATTAGAGaagacaaataaaatttataattaatgatgtaattaatatatttgtgtgattaatttaattaattaatcaggtTAGAAAGTGTCAACTTCAAGAACATACACAGCGTAGCAAAGGTTATTGGAACCACGGTGACCGTGGCAGGAGCAGTAGTGACAACTATGTACAAAGGTCCGAGCCTGGACATATTCCAATTCCATGGACAAGGACGACAACTCCAccacaccaccaccaccacctcctccGACGAGCACTGGGTCACCGGCACCTTAATGCTCCTTGCCAGATGCGGCGGTTGGTCCAGCTTCTTTGTTTTGCAGGTCACtacctatatatttttatatattacaaCTTAATTACAAAGTTTggtagattattattattattatttgttatccctaaaatttatatgtataaccaTGTGGGTCTCAGTCATTTACATTGAAGAAATATCCGGCGGAGCTTTCTCTAACAGCGTGGATATGCTTCATGGGTGCATTGGAAGGTGCAGTTGTCACACTTGTCATGGAACGTGACACCGGAGTCTGGGCCATAGGCTTGGACTCGAGGCTTCTCGCCGCTGCTTACTCTGTGAGTATTAAATAGTTTTCTATCAttgtaaaagtatatatatatatatatataaggtttaTTAGAGAGATATATTCCAAAAAGggtatttttggaaaatgaaattgatttGCAAAGTTTTTATGTGTTGGTAAAAAACAGGGTGTGGTTTGTTCTGGAATAGCATATTATATGCAAGGCAAGGTGATGAAGGAGAGAGGTCCAGTTTTTGTTACCGCTTTCAGTCCTCTATGCATGATCATCACGGCGGCGCTCGGTGCCATAGTTTTAGCCGAGCAAGTCCACCTTGGAaggtacaaaattaaaattaattcctAACTAAATACTAAAAACAAGATTATTCACTAATATTCTTTTTGGTTCTCCTCTCCAAGTTTTTACTCCAAGTTGTTGTGTAATATTAATTGCATGTATATTAGATAATACACTCAATGTTAAACACTGCTATAAATTGCCATCTTTGgttatctaaaatttataatgcccaaaaacaaaaaatgacctATTTATGCTCAcatagtttgaattttttttttttttttcctcagccTGATTGGAGCCATTATCATAGTGTTTGGTCTTTATTCTCTGGTGTGGGGCAAAAGCAAAGATCCAAAAGGTTTGGCAGCCTCGGAGGATCCACTTGATGAGACAACTAGTAGTGTGAGTCTGGAATTGCCTGTCACAATCACTAGTAGTACTAAATCATCCACCAAAATTACTGAATGCTGACCATCATATCAACTGGGCCTAATGAAGATGTGTGTACCATGGATACTCCTATGCCTCAGGAGTAATGAAACATATTCCACTCATGAACAAAGATTTTAGTGGAGGTTTTATCATTAAATTCCAAAGGGCTTGGGAAAAGTTTTATGCACATACCTTGATAGTGGCTATTAAGTAACTTTCTTTTaagagtttttctttttgtttccttttctttctttttatgtaGCTTTGAGAATTCGGAGGGGTAAAGTATTTTACCGCTTGTGTGCGTCCTTCTTGAAAAAAGTTGAGATGTTCGTCTCGGTTGGTTTACTGTTTACCATTGTCATACTGAAATGGAATTCAACCACTtcaattttctctttgtttacTCCATTTCccattgtattatttttttctttttctttttctttttctttttctttttctttttcttttttttttttttttttgggtaatacgTTATAATTATATGGTGTTTAGTATTtcccaaattaaatttaataatgcaTATTCTCTAAATTAAGAGtaaagtcccaaaaaaaaaaaagattaattgcaTATTGATGTCAATCTCATATATAATTGGgaagttgtttttttctattcaAGGAGTAGAAATAGAGAACGacaaatgacataaaataaaaaagcttattACCAGAATTGAAATAGAGactgaaaaattaaatgaaaatgtaactgcttgaatttaaaataaaatggaaaggaactaaaattaaaattgaaatgatAATAGTAAAAATGAGCTCTCGAGTGTTAATCCTTACTTTTcgcccaaaacaaaaaaaaaaggcaaaaaaagtCTTAATTCTTGCTTGATTAACAATCACTTTCTAATCAACAATTCCTAATGCCTTACTCATTTTGGGTTACTTTCCTTTTTGGTATGCTTAATTTTTAAGATAAACTTTTGTCCTAATCTGAATGATCCAATTATTAAAAATCTCATTTAAGATTTCCAAATTTGGAGAGGCAGCCAATTAACTTGTTTCTAATACTACGTAAACTTCGAGTCAATATTATTGTTTAATGTGACACTAGTTTGGATAATGATCttacttatcttttttttttttttttttgggctatttGATGAAAGTATTAATTCTCTCCTGTAGGTCTTTAaagtttttagttttcttttttaataaatggaaGAAtctctttttggatttttaagaaattgttgaattacttttctttctttttttatttaaaaaaaaaaaaagaaagaaattgtgaAACAAGGTAAAGAGTAATACAAAAATCACCATTGTACTTCTTTGATGAATGAAGTCACCATTGTACTTTGAGTCATATACTAATTCGGTTTTTACTACTAAGAAATATATTGCCCTCGAATTACATCATggtattgaataaatatttatgttaaGAGTGCAATGAAATTGagttcacatatatatatatacataatataataCACATATGCATGATGGTTATTTTTGTAACTATTTCCAAATCAAAAATTATACCTAGAATCAAATTATGCAAAAATTAACcataaaccccaaaaaaaaaaaaaagtgaaaacacAGTTGATCCAGCATAAGGACCAGTGCTGACGTGGCATGTTAATATTGGAAGTCAAACAAAATGCTCGGCCTTTCATCCTCGGAATTGATGTCAATGTCAACATATAATGGTTGACCTGATTCTATTGGTTCGGCCTACAACGTCAGCTCGGTGGCTAGTGGTGGTCCGACTGCCGtctttgtgatttaatttctgcCGCGGATTTGGGTTATCATTCTATTCCTCTGGCTCCTCTGTTCACTGCTAGCCTATCGcacagctctctctctctctctctctctagtttGCATCCTTCAGGTATAAGTAGAGAGGGAAAAGAGAGATTCCGTGCGGGAAGGATTTCGAAAATGGTGATGTGGGTATTTGGGTATGGCTCTCTTATATGGAAAACCGGCTTTAAGTACGATGAAAGCCTTGTGGGTTTCATCAAAGGCTATCGCCGTGTCTTCTATCAAGGTCGTCTCTCTGGCTTTTACTCTTTTAGGCgtgtttgttttgatttttcttgttGCAACGATTCGTTTCTGATTTGTATTCGTCGGGTATTCTGTTACTAGGCAGTACCGACCACAGAGGAACACCAGAGTACCCAGGACGTACGGTGACATTGGAGCCTGCAGATGGGGAAGTCTGTGTAAGTTTgctctttaaaattttcaagaacCCACTTCGTTAAATTAGTCAACTTtgtaattggtttaattttttttttcatttcagttatattaatttgtattaaCAAGCACATTTTGACTTAGAGCTTATGACATTTTAATGAAAAGTTTGTAGATGCTAGCTGTTTTCAAGTTTGTATAGGAAATTACGGCACAGAGTGTCAGGTTTTTCTCGATAGCGATGCATAATTGGAGTTGAATGGTGAAGAGAGAGAATGGCATTGTCAATGTTGTTGCATAtcacaatattttttatcttgttcatttttctctctttagggTCTGCTACTAATCAAGTTGGTTTGAATACTTTGTTATGATTTTGAAATAATCATCATATTAGAGTTTATAAgacaattctttatttttttgtgaggTAATAGTGGGGGGTTGCCTACAAAATCTCCAAGAAGGAAGATGAAGAAATTGCACTAACGGTAAAGTTCCTATTTCCTAAATCATAGGTCCTAACCATGACATAGTGACAATACCTTGTTTCTTTTACATGAGGATTCAAGGCTTGCGGTTCTGAGTTATGTCCTAAAAACTGGATAGCAAAATATGGTAGTAGACTAGGAGCTCTTATAGAAACCAGGAAGTCTATGAAATGCTAATAGTATGATTTATGAGGCATCACATGCAAACTCAAACATCGCCTGTCCTCGCTTTTTTAAAACGtctgtttttatttcttttggtttAAAATGTCATCTTTCACAGCCTTAGTATAACTTAATTTGTTGGAGCATAAAAACTGAAGTTATAACTTATAGTTATAACTTAATTTGTTGGAGCATAAAAACTGAAGTTGACCTCGTCACCTGAAATTATTACATGATTCTCTTTATGTGGCATGTTAAACTGTCATGTCTAAAATTCTTTATACCAACTTTTTATGTGGAAATGCATACTGATTGCCCATTCACTTTGTTTCTCGACATCTACAAAATTCTATGCATAAAAGCGTGTTTCTGCaacctcttttatttttcttttaattttcagtaACTAAAGTTTACAATCATCAAAATTAACCCCCTTGATATTTACTCTCTTGACAATGCTTCTGTAAGCACACTCTGTAGGAACACTTCACTGTATTTTCAAACTCCATTACCTGATGTGCTTACAAAGATGCACATCAAACCAAAATTCCTTTCTTGTTGACCCCTGATATGAGTGGTTTTCTTCTTGgaattcttccatttttttcagTCCTGCTTAATTATCATTGCACCGTGGTTTGTTGGTGCAACATATTGGATTGCATCTTGCCCTCCTTAGCATGAAGATATGTCAAGCCAATGGCACTGAAAGGACATTCTTTGCCAAATTTTGCATCTGTAAATTTAAAGCCTCTAGTGCAACATCGCAACCAATTATCAGTTAGAGCTTCCAAATTGTCTTCTAACTCATTTTTTGGTGTTATGTTACAGCATTTAGAAGTAAGGGAGAAGCAATATGACAAGAAGGCTTACCTTGATTTTTTCACTGTAAGTTTTTTAGCTAAAGAACCCTGTATGTGTATGATGTACCAAAAATGTTGTAGGTTTATCAATTCTGCAAgttaattcattttaatttttattcaggAATCTATGGCTACTACTCCAGCTATTTCAGGAGTAATGGTGTAAGTTGGAGAAACCACCAAGGAAGTTCCTACAATTTTCATTCATGTTCTATTCTGTAATCCAATCAGTTTAGAACTGACAGTTTCACTTTTAGATACATTGCCTCTCCAGACAAGAAAACCAACGTGAACTATTTGGGGCCCGCATCCATCGAGGAGATCGCTAAGTATGATTCTTCATTGTTCATTCTGTACATATCTCTTTTGCATTCTGACATGTCAGTACTCTAAGACCTATAGACGCTATAGAAATATATGGAGCACCTTGTTATAATTTGCCACTGATATGCTAGGAAGAGAGACATGATTTTATAGTCACCCCTAGTTAATGAATGCATTTAAAAATCTGGCAAATCAGGATTATgcttttaaattactttcttaTCATAGACAATTAAATTTATGTATCCTAAAGTCCTGATGATTTTGGCATCAGCTTGTTATTTTCCCATTTCTTGCTGGATTATAAAAAAGTGAGCATATATATAGCCTCTGCTAAATGTGTATCTTTTTGAAAAGTTATAAGTCGATCCTGATATTTTCATTTCTGCCATTCTGTAGACAAATTGTTCAAGCTGAAGGCCCCTCAGGACCCAATAGGGACTACCTTTTTCAGCTTGAAAAAGCTCTTCTCCAATTTGGCAAGTTCTTTCAAGTCCTCttgaattaataaatttcaagtTGTTCTTCactctcttctctttcttttttcttattgaaaacattcttctttcattttatttcttttctttgtccAGGTTGCAAAGACAAACATGTAATAGATCTTGCTGGTGAAGTGAGACGTATACTTGCGGAGACGGAGCTGACTTCCTCATAATCCTATGCAAAGCAGGCAAACTATTTTGACAAGTTCTCAAAACTTTTGAAAGTTATTGGGTTTTGAGAAACAATTGTGGAACTAGGTGATGCAAGCCTTTTCTGTTAAATTTTAAGGGCATTCTTGCTCGTAGCAAGACGTGTCAGCTAGCAAGAATAGACTCcaggaaaattattttagggATGGacattttcctttcttgtcttttatttttgttttctgtaaGGTTCACCATCCCTTATCTATGGACTGAAAAATGTATCTGCTGGTAGGAATTTTTTCCAAGTCAGTATAAAAATCAAAGTAGACTTGGAAGTAGAAAGTCTTAACTATTGAAATATATACGTGCAAATTTGTAGACTGAATATTTTTCATGACTTTGAATAATATCTATCTAAATATTTATTGGTCTTTGAAATATTAAGTCCATCCTTTTCGGAATCTTGTTTTGGTCCTGGTTGGGAAAAGTATATCCGCTGACGAACATAAAGACGTCTCGAGCATGTTACACTGAATTACAGCACCATAAGATTCAAACTTCCCTATGAATCCAGTGGCTTTGGTTTctaaactatttatttaatgaaaaattttctAGATGTCAAGTGACATGCCACATCTTAATTACTTTAAATAAATCagaagttcaaaaaaaaaaaaaaaattcctgttAGGAGGCAAACAAACTAACAAACTTTAAAGAGATACATCTTTTGGATTAGAAAGTTTGCATGCTAAGTTTTAACCATTCAATGCAACCAAAAAAGTTTTACCGTCGATGTTTAAGCACCTAATATGAAGATTGAAGAGTGAAATTGAATAGACGATAAAGAACCAGTAAATTAGTTTAATGAGAGCAACAATGGCTCTGCTAACTGGTGTGTAGGGATCTGTTTTGGTGAATTTAAGACCAGCCAAGACAGGGCCACAACAGTGGATACATgggaaaaattacaataatactCCGTTGTTTTAACAATATATTAGGCAtgtctttgttttttgttttttttttttttttttttttttttttaaattcaatacaTCATCTcacatttcatttttattataatatcacCTTTACTGATACAACCTTTTTGAATTTTACTTGTAAATTTGAGTGAAGAAGAATGCACAAATGTAAATTTCgaatttaataattgtatatACATGATACTTTTGACAGTTTAAAGGTGAAGATTCAAAAAATGCATACAAGAAAAGGGTAATATTtgcaacaaaaatgaaatgtgagagatgtttttgtaatttccaaaataataacaaaggcATTTCTACAAAACTAGCAAAACAGGGGTGTTATTGTAGTTTTACCTAGACTTTACATTTTCACATGTTACATTAAAGACAACATAAATCAAGCTGCAGGTAACTAAATCTATTTCCCTTCAGAAGAGGTATACTGATGTACTTAAAACTGCTCGACGCAAGAAATTCTGCATCATGTTCTGTTCGCACACCGAGAAGAAAATTTAGCCATgataaactaataataatacataaaacGATGAAAGCGGAAACTAAGCTACATTTTACACCATGATGATAAATTATTGAAGTTTCCAGATCAGTAATCTCGGCAGTCTACTTATGGATTCATTCACTGTCATCATCATCTGCATAAAAAGAGGATCTTGTCAGGGAAATGAAATGGTAGTTAAAAGAATCAGACTAAAAGATTTAACAACAGCTACTGAAGAAGCAACAACATAGACAATTCAGCAATTCCACCAACACAGAGAAGAAGCAAAAATGTAGCACCGAACATACTTCAATTGATAAGAAATGTCATAATAGCAGGAAGTGAAATAATCTCATCTTGTGTATTATCAAATTAGAATATGAAGTCCAGCATCTTCAATTGATCTTTATGAATATCCATATGGGTTTTCGACGTTGCTAAATTTTCACAGTATATTGGCACAGCAAAACCATATCTACAAATTGACAGAGGATAGATTTATGTTTTATATCAATCATTAGGGCAATGTAAAAGTCCAGCAACAATTTTGTTTTCCCCTTGTAGagacccaaaaacaaaatctgacaGGGTACCTTCAATGGAACCAAAGGCATAGcataaacaacaaaaaaccGAAGTTACCAAGCAGAAGCAAATACATCAGAACCTATGTTATCGTATTCATAACATCCAACTCCAATTCTATAACATACCTAACAATATGAGCAACTTGAAAACAAACATATCTGACATTAACACATACCTTCATTAGACTCTTCGCTCTGGCTGTCATCACTGTTACCATTATCCTCATTATGATcattgtcatcatcatcatcatcatcatcgtcatcatcttcatcatcatcatcgtcatcatcttcatcatcatcagtgTCTCCATCATCACTCTCAAttggtattttgggctttggaGGAGCGACAAAACCGGTTGTTGACCTTCTACGTGAACTTGATACAATATTGCTTGTGTCAATACCCTCAAGTTCTTTTGCtcgttcctttttctttctaacTTCTTTGATTTCTAAacacaagaaattaaaatacatTAATCGTTAAACACACCCTGCATGTTGGACTATAAGACCTTACTCTAAGgaagataaaagaaagaaaaaaaaaaaaaaaaaaagcacactcattattattattccatAATCTATATAGAAAGCAACTGTAAAAATCTAGAGCTCAAACCTTACATATGAGTCCTTACTAAATCCAAGGCAAAAATTTACTCAACCAGTTGGAGGGACACAATGGATAAGTCATTTATAAGACGGTTCAATCCTTAGCCCAGAAAAATCACAGATGAAGGAAACAAGGAAATATCCACAAcctcaaaaactaaaaacccagtgacaatttaataaacaacctGCTCACTTGTAAACAGTCGGCAAAGTTTCCCTTACTCCAGCGGGGGGTTAACCTATGTTATTGGAGCATAATGCCGGGGGGGagagggggggagagagagagagagagagagagagagagaggaaaaaagtaTTGGATCAATGCTAGAATTAAGGGATGCTGTTTTGTTATACTACTCCTTTTTTCCACCCAAAATACTTATGTATAACCAATAATTTCCTACCTCATATAATATCTTTATGCTTAAACCAAATAAACTCTTTGTCAATAATCAATACTCCAACAACCAATACCAGACAGAGGTTATGCTTCACGGTTTTACCTTTTTCAGAGGGATTTGCAGATAATCCTTCTTTGGCCAGTATCTCCTCTAACTCCTTTATCAGTTGGTCTTCACGTTTGTTCTCAGGCACCTGCTTGACTTTCTTGTAAATTGCAGGGGGGacactgaaaaaagaaaattaactcCAAAGCTGACAGCTTTAACAAAGATTTGAGCTCATAAGTAGAGATTCTAAGAAATAATACCTCATCCCACAAGCTTTAATGACTGATTTTAGACTCTCTACACGTTTGCCATATGCAGGAGCTGAAACCTCTTTCttctaaatttcaaataagCATATGATACGAAGAGATATATTCACTTGAAGAACT includes the following:
- the LOC107404632 gene encoding gamma-glutamylcyclotransferase 2-3 isoform X1, which encodes MVMWVFGYGSLIWKTGFKYDESLVGFIKGYRRVFYQGSTDHRGTPEYPGRTVTLEPADGEVCWGVAYKISKKEDEEIALTHLEVREKQYDKKAYLDFFTESMATTPAISGVMVYIASPDKKTNVNYLGPASIEEIAKQIVQAEGPSGPNRDYLFQLEKALLQFGCKDKHVIDLAGEVRRILAETELTSS
- the LOC107404632 gene encoding gamma-glutamylcyclotransferase 2-3 isoform X3, which encodes MVMWVFGYGSLIWKTGFKYDESLVGFIKGYRRVFYQGSTDHRGTPEYPGRTVTLEPADGEVCHLEVREKQYDKKAYLDFFTESMATTPAISGVMVYIASPDKKTNVNYLGPASIEEIAKQIVQAEGPSGPNRDYLFQLEKALLQFGCKDKHVIDLAGEVRRILAETELTSS
- the LOC107404632 gene encoding gamma-glutamylcyclotransferase 2-3 isoform X2 encodes the protein MVMWVFGYGSLIWKTGFKYDESLVGFIKGYRRVFYQGSTDHRGTPEYPGRTVTLEPADGEVCWGVAYKISKKEDEEIALTHLEVREKQYDKKAYLDFFTESMATTPAISGVMVYIASPDKKTNVNYLGPASIEEIAKQIVQAEGPSGPNRDYLFQLEKALLQFGKFFQVLLN
- the LOC107404635 gene encoding WAT1-related protein At1g21890; this encodes MEDPKSPCDKLIQGMNKMKPYLAMVSLQFGYAGMYVISLVSLNHGMNHYVLSVYRHIIAVLVIAPFAFVLERKIRPKMTLPIFLRIMLLGFLEPVFAQNLYNVGMKYTSATFASATVNILPAITFILALIFRLESVNFKNIHSVAKVIGTTVTVAGAVVTTMYKGPSLDIFQFHGQGRQLHHTTTTTSSDEHWVTGTLMLLARCGGWSSFFVLQSFTLKKYPAELSLTAWICFMGALEGAVVTLVMERDTGVWAIGLDSRLLAAAYSGVVCSGIAYYMQGKVMKERGPVFVTAFSPLCMIITAALGAIVLAEQVHLGSLIGAIIIVFGLYSLVWGKSKDPKGLAASEDPLDETTSSVSLELPVTITSSTKSSTKITEC